The Williamwhitmania sp. nucleotide sequence TGTTGAGCGAGTCTCTCAGCATGGAGATGTAGGCATTGGGGTCGGCACCATTTGCAGGAGTGGCACCGGAAAAAACGAAGTTTCCATTCTGGCTAAATCGATGGGTTTGTGCAGTCCAGTATATAAGACCCAAGTCGAGAACGCTACCGCTCCAAGTAAGCACATCGCCTTTGTAAATGAAACCAAAATCTCCGGCAAGGCCTACGTTCCGAAAGTTCAGCAAAAAGGCCGTTGGTGAAACTGAACCAACACTAACACTATTGACATAACCGTTTGCATCCTTACCAATGGTCATGGGTCCTGCCACATCGGCACGAAGATTCCAATCGGCATTGAGGTTGTATGTAGCACCATCAACTGACAAATGAATGGGCCTCCTACGAGTGAAAACACCAGCCATTCCAAAGAGCACCTTTGCGTGCGCACCAAGCGTTAATCGACTATCCATTTTTCGGGAGTAGCCAAAGGAAAACTCCCTGTAGTAAAAGGCATTAACACCAGGATTTCGAACAGTAAACTCATCGCCCACATAAGGGGTGTTTCCATCCCGAGCCAGCAAAACCAACTTCTTAGGAAAAAAGAGTTTCATATCCACCTTTTCGGTGATCGAAAAGTTGTAGTAGTCGCGCTCGTTTGGTCGATAGCCCAAAGCAAGCCAGTTATATTGAAATTCGGCAGTAACATAATCCCACCAGAATAAACCCTTGGTTACCTTATTCAAATCGATTGATGCACTACCTGGAGAGAAGGAATTGTAGGAAAAGCCTGTGGAGTTGGCATTAAAATGGATTGAGCTGAGCAGGGGAATGCCCACAAATAATTTGCAATCGATTTGCACGGCAGGGTTCACCATGTTGCTCTGCGGCAAGCTGTGCATAAAAAAAAGCGTATTATCCTGCTGCGCAAATACCTTGCACGAAACCAGCAATAGCAATGCCACCAGAGTGGCCCTAGCTGCTACCACCCAATATGGATGCCGTTGTTTCAAAGTCGAAGTCTACTCTAACGCCCAGCTGGCACTTCACCTTAAGCGAATCGAACCACTGAAAGTCGATGGGTTTAACACTGTCGAGATTAATTACTGAATGAATTTCGAGCAAGGTTGCATTGCCTAAAAGTGTAATTCTATCCGGAGTGATGGGGATATCCGTTTTAAGGTAACCCTCAGAAAGAACTTCTCCCACACTATTTATGCTGCCATTTGGAATAACCAATAGCCCAGAATGACTTAGTGAATCTATCAGCAGGTTGGCTGCATCGTAAAAGTAAGCCTGAAAAGTGCCGCTGGCTGGCAGCTGGTTCCAAACGTTTATCCTAAATGCGAGGTAGGTGATAGAAGAGTCATGCTTGTACACCTCCGACAGGTCGAGTGCCACCTGGTCGGTAAACTCTAAGGCGTGATAGTGAGCCCAATAGGGAACCGAATCGGTTAGATTAATCTCGGGTAGGCCTAAGGTAGTAAAGTTTCCAGCAACAGAAAATTCGGTTTGTCCAACCGGGAACGACAAAGAGGGAGATAGGTGGGTGCTATTGGGAATTGGTTCAATGTCCTTATAGCACCCAGAAATAATTGCAACAATTAGGATGGTGATTAAGCCACACCTCATTTTACTGTGTTAAACCCAACTTCATCTCAATATAGTGAATCAGCGAGTGAATAATTTTAATGTGAACCTCCTGCACCCTATCGGCAAAGCCAAAGAAAGGTACCCGAATTTCAACATCGCACATCCCGGCCAACTTACCACCATTCTTGCCGGTAAGCCCAACAATCTTCATTCCTTTTTGGCGGGCGGCAATACATGCCTCCATAACGTTGGCGGAGTTACCGCTGGTGCTAATGGCAACCAACACATCACCCTTGCTCCCAATTGCCTCCACAAAACGAGCAAACACCTTATCATAACCAAAATCGTTGGCAGAGCATGTAATGTGCGAGGGATCGCTAATGGCAATGGCTGGCAAGGCACGCCTATCACCACGAAAACGACCTGAGAGCTCCTCTGCAAAGTGCATGGCATCGCTCATGGAGCCACCATTCCCGCATGAAATTAACTTATGACCATCTTCAATGGCCTCAACCATTAAATTTCCGGCCTTCTCAATACTTTCCCAACTTTGGCTCTCCGACATGAACAGTTCCAGCACATCCCTAGCCTCCTGAAAGTTCTGACGAACTTGTAAAATAGGATCAATCATACTTTAAAATTTGCTCGGTAAGGAGTATAAAATTTTCAATAAATCAACCTAGAAACCACCTATAAAACGCACCGCTCAAAATATAGTTGTGCGCCATTGGTGAAAATCCTAACTTTGCACAAAGATAAAGCAAAGGCCATGGGAATTCCAAGAATGTTTAAACTTCCGAAGCACAAGAGTTTTAATTATGTGCCACGTTACTACGATCCGGAGAAGGAGGAGATGGCAGAACGCAGAAAAAAGTTGGCTATGGAGAGGGGGCTAGATATTTCCGATATAGAACATATCCCGGGTGAAGCACTTCGTCATGGAGCCATGAGAGGCTTTTTCAAAAAAAAGGAACGGGCCACCATTCAATCGCCACTCAGGGTATTGATTATTATAGCCATTCTGTTGGCGGTAGCCTACTGGATACTCTTCACCTAACCGCAATCGTTCAATGTCCGACATCATAAGGCTCTTGCCCGATTCGGTGGCGAACCAAATTGCCGCAGGAGAGGTAATCCAGCGCCCGGCTTCAGCCATTAAGGAGTTGGTGGAAAATGCGGTAGACGCCGGAAGCACCATCATTACCGTGGTGGTGAAAGATGGCGGGAAAGGGCTCATTCAGGTAATTGACAACGGCTGTGGCATGACCGCCACCGACGCTAGGATGTCGTTTGAGCGCCATGCCACCT carries:
- a CDS encoding DUF5723 family protein, whose amino-acid sequence is MVAARATLVALLLLVSCKVFAQQDNTLFFMHSLPQSNMVNPAVQIDCKLFVGIPLLSSIHFNANSTGFSYNSFSPGSASIDLNKVTKGLFWWDYVTAEFQYNWLALGYRPNERDYYNFSITEKVDMKLFFPKKLVLLARDGNTPYVGDEFTVRNPGVNAFYYREFSFGYSRKMDSRLTLGAHAKVLFGMAGVFTRRRPIHLSVDGATYNLNADWNLRADVAGPMTIGKDANGYVNSVSVGSVSPTAFLLNFRNVGLAGDFGFIYKGDVLTWSGSVLDLGLIYWTAQTHRFSQNGNFVFSGATPANGADPNAYISMLRDSLNNQLRVEETNGGFITFLNPRAYFGATYPLRDHLNAGALVRTELYPGRPIVGATVSLNAFGWKGFSGSVSYSAMNGSLRNVGLGFGFGSETFKIHLISDNVLAFFYPTSARNANIRFGMHLMFGCSEKKQRPSKSSYNGCGCFWQWDEGQKRRAAGVK
- the lpcA gene encoding D-sedoheptulose 7-phosphate isomerase, producing the protein MIDPILQVRQNFQEARDVLELFMSESQSWESIEKAGNLMVEAIEDGHKLISCGNGGSMSDAMHFAEELSGRFRGDRRALPAIAISDPSHITCSANDFGYDKVFARFVEAIGSKGDVLVAISTSGNSANVMEACIAARQKGMKIVGLTGKNGGKLAGMCDVEIRVPFFGFADRVQEVHIKIIHSLIHYIEMKLGLTQ